Proteins from a genomic interval of Rosa chinensis cultivar Old Blush chromosome 2, RchiOBHm-V2, whole genome shotgun sequence:
- the LOC112183468 gene encoding uncharacterized protein At2g39795, mitochondrial, which yields MARLIRPLRNSISRPSSSSSKILIPQLPSLRLAPEKQGPLLNPNLPSPQSARTYISEMRKSAFEGNMLRLLRNEIQYELDRSPPNQPVLEFNLFTVDNRSGEQWISLKRKFGHNEEIKIEATMFDGSVPITKSGGGGGGGLGEDVQLHITMVVNISKDEGGNALEIMCSVWPDTIEINKLFIRKPENMPAQPYTGPEFKELDDELQDSLYEFLEARGINDDLAIFLHSYMKNKDKTEFIRWMRTVKSYIEKKKRY from the exons ATGGCTCGCCTAATCCGACCTCTAAGAAACTCCATTTCTcgtccctcttcttcttcttccaaaatcCTAATTCCCCAGTTACCCAGTTTGCGTCTTGCACCAGAAAAACAAGGCCCCCTCTTAAACCCCAATCTTCCATCACCACAGAGCGCAAGAACTTACATCTCTGAAATGCGCAAATCGGCTTTCGAAGGCAACATGCTCAGACTCCTGCGCAATGAAATccaatatgaactcgatcgctCTCCTCCTAACCAG ccAGTTTTAGAATTCAACTTATTTACAGTTGACAACCGGTCTGGCGAGCAATGGATAAGCTTGAAGAGAAAATTTGGACATAATGAAGAGATAAAGATTGAAGCCACCATGTTTGATGGATCTGTTCCTATTACAAAATCCGGaggcggtggtggtggaggcCTTGGAGAAGATGTGCAACTTCACATTACTATGGTTGTCAATATCTCCAAGGACGAAGGTGGCAATGCGTTGGAGATTATGTGCTCGGTATGGCCAGATACTATAGAGATCAACAAGCTATTCATACGAAAACCTGAGAACATGCCAGCTCAGCCCTATACGGGTCCTGAATTCAA GGAACTTGATGATGAGTTGCAAGACTCGCTTTACGAATTCTTAGAAGCAAGGGGTATAAATGATGATCTTGCTATTTTCTTGCACTCATATATGAAGAACAAAGATAAAACTGAGTTCATTAGATGGATGAGAACTGTGAAATCATAtattgaaaagaagaagaggtattGA